From a region of the Sminthopsis crassicaudata isolate SCR6 chromosome 6, ASM4859323v1, whole genome shotgun sequence genome:
- the LOC141547849 gene encoding olfactory receptor 10Q1-like, which translates to MSVPATIHLNQSGPTEFVFRVFTSSPMIQVLLFCFFLFLYVMILCGNAAIIWAVYTNISLQTPMYFFLSSLSFLEICYTTTLVPLMLSNIMGERKPISLTRCATQMFFFATLGSTDCFLLAVMAYDRYVAICHPLQYTLIMTPQLCTQMVAGPLGLALFLSLPLTSLVFTLPFCGHFLEINHFFCDIPPVLQLACADTRVPQAVLYVISILVLTTPFLLICISYVFITIAILNIPSAEGRQRAFSTCSSHLTVVLLQYGCCSLVYFRPPSNTPADEDRYLALVYTFVTPLLNPVIYTLRNKDVKNALKKAMSKKAAFENL; encoded by the coding sequence ATGTCTGTTCCTGCCACTATTCATCTCAACCAGTCTGGTCCCACTGAGTTTGTATTCAGGGTGTTCACCTCTTCCCCCATGATTCAGGTTCTCCTCTtctgcttcttcctttttctctatgtAATGATTCTCTGTGGGAATGCTGCCATTATCTGGGCTGTGTACACAAACATCTCCCTGCAAACTCCCATGTACTTCTTCCTGTCCAGCCTGTCCTTCCTGGAGATCTGTTATACCACTACTTTGGTACCACTGATGCTCTCCAACATCATGGGGGAAAGAAAGCCCATCTCATTGACTCGTTGTGCAACTCAGATGTTCTTTTTCGCCACCCTCGGTAGCACTGACTGTTTCCTATTGGCTGTCATGGCATATGACCGCTATGTGGCCATCTGCCATCCCCTACAATACACTCTCATCATGACCCCACAGCTGTGTACCCAAATGGTGGCTGGACCCCTGGGTCTGGCTCTTTTTCTTTCACTGCCACTCACATCATTGGTCTTCACCCTGCCCTTCTGTGGACACTTCCTGGAGATCAACCATTTTTTCTGTGATATACCACCTGTCCTGCAGCTAGCTTGTGCTGACACTCGTGTGCCACAGGCTGTCCTTTATGTGATAAGTATCCTTGTGCTGACCACCCCCTTCCTGCTCATCTGCATTTCCTATGTCTTCATTACCATCGCCATCTTGAATATTCCTTCAGCTGAGGGGCGCCAGCGAGCCTTCTCCACCTGCTCTTCCCATCTCACTGTGGTCCTGCTACAATATGGCTGCTGCAGTTTGGTCTACTTTCGACCCCCATCAAACACTCCTGCAGATGAAGATCGGTATCTTGCCTTGGTCTACACCTTTGTCACTCCCCTCCTCAATCCTGTCATTTATACATTAAGGAACAAGGATGTCAAAAATGCTCTGAAAAAAGCCATGAGTAAGAAGGCAGCCTTTGAGAATCTGTGA
- the LOC141547839 gene encoding LOW QUALITY PROTEIN: olfactory receptor 10Q1-like (The sequence of the model RefSeq protein was modified relative to this genomic sequence to represent the inferred CDS: substituted 1 base at 1 genomic stop codon): MSSSAIIHLNQSGPTEFVFRVFTSSPKIQVLLFCFFLFLYVMILCGNAAIIWAVYTNISLQTPMYFFLSNLSFLEICYTTTLVPLMLSNIMGERKPIPLGGCATQMFFFATLGSTDCFLLAVMAYDRYVAICHPLQYTLIMTPQLCTQMVAGCLGLALFLSLPLTSLVFTLPFCXRFLEINHFFCDVPPVLQLACADTRVPQAVLYVMGILVLTTPFLLICISYVFITIAILNIPSAEGRQRAFSTCSSHLTVVLLQYGCGSLVYFRPPSNTPADEDRHIALVYTFVTPLLNPVIYTLRNKDVKDALKKAMSKKAASENL, encoded by the coding sequence ATGTCTTCTTCTGCTATTATTCATCTCAACCAATCTGGTCCCACTGAATTTGTATTCAGGGTGTTCACTTCTTCCCCCAAGATTCAGGTCCTGCTCTtctgcttcttcctttttctctatgtAATGATTCTCTGTGGGAATGCTGCCATTATCTGGGCTGTGTACACAAACATCTCCCTGCAAACCCCCATGTACTTCTTCCTGTCCAACCTGTCCTTCCTGGAGATCTGTTATACCACTACTTTGGTACCACTGATGCTCTCCAACATTATGGGGGAAAGGAAACCCATCCCATTGGGTGGTTGTGCAACTCAAATGTTCTTTTTCGCCACCCTAGGTAGCACTGACTGTTTCCTATTGGCTGTCATGGCATATGACCGCTATGTGGCCATCTGCCATCCCCTACAATACACTCTCATCATGACCCCACAGCTGTGTACCCAAATGGTGGCTGGTTGCCTGGGTCTGGCTCTTTTTCTTTCACTGCCACTCACATCATTGGTCTTCACCCTGCCCTTCTGTTGACGCTTTTTGGAGATCAACCATTTCTTCTGTGATGTACCACCTGTCCTGCAGCTAGCTTGTGCTGACACTCGTGTGCCACAAGCTGTTCTTTATGTGATGGGCATCCTTGTACTGACCACCCCCTTCCTGCTCATCTGCATTTCCTATGTCTTCATTACCATCGCCATTTTGAACATTCCTTCAGCTGAGGGGCGCCAGCGAGCCTTCTCCACCTGCTCTTCCCATCTCACTGTGGTCCTGCTACAATATGGCTGTGGCAGTTTGGTCTACTTTCGACCCCCATCAAACACTCCTGCAGATGAAGATAGGCATATTGCCTTGGTCTATACCTTTGTCACTCCCCTCCTCAATCCTGTCATTTATACATTAAGAAACAAGGATGTCAAAGATGCTCTGAAAAAAGCCATGAGCAAGAAGGCAGCCTCTGAGAACCTGTGA
- the LOC141547771 gene encoding olfactory receptor 10Q1-like yields MSSPAIIHLNQSGPTEFVFRVFTSSPKIQVLLFCFFLFLYVMILCGNAAIIWAVYTNISLQTPMYFFLSNLSFLEICYTTTLVPLMLSNIMGERKPISLTRCATQMFFFATLGSTDCFLLAVMAYDRYVAICHPLQYTLIMTPQLCTQIVAGPLSLALFLSLPLTSLVFSLPFCGRFLEINHFFCDIPPVLQLACADTRVPQAVLYVISILVLTIPFLLICISYVFIAITILHIPSAEGRKRAFSTCSSHLTVVLLQYGCGSLVYFRPPSSTPADEDRHIALVYTFVTPLLNPIIYTLRNKDVKNVLKKAMSKKAASENL; encoded by the coding sequence ATGTCTTCTCCTGCTATTATTCATCTCAACCAGTCTGGCCCCACTGAGTTTGTATTCAGGGTATTCACTTCTTCCCCCAAGATTCAGGTCCTCCTCTtctgcttcttcctttttctctatgtAATGATTCTCTGTGGGAATGCTGCCATTATCTGGGCTGTGTACACAAACATCTCCCTGCAAACTCCCATGTACTTCTTCCTGTCCAACCTGTCCTTCCTGGAGATCTGTTATACCACCACTTTGGTACCACTGATGCTCTCCAACATCATGGGGGAAAGAAAGCCCATCTCATTGACTCGTTGTGCAACTCAGATGTTCTTTTTCGCCACCCTTGGCAGCACTGACTGTTTCCTATTGGCTGTCATGGCATATGACCGCTATGTGGCCATCTGCCATCCCTTACAATACACTCTCATCATGACCCCACAGCTCTGTACCCAAATAGTGGCTGGACCCCTGAGTCTGGCTCTTTTTCTTTCACTGCCACTCACATCATTGGTCTTCTCCCTGCCCTTCTGTGGACGCTTCCTGGAGATCAACCATTTTTTCTGTGATATACCACCTGTCCTGCAGCTAGCTTGTGCTGACACTCGTGTGCCACAGGCTGTCCTTTATGTGATAAGCATCCTTGTGTTGACCATCCCCTTCCTGCTCATCTGCATTTCCTATGTCTTCATTGCCATCACCATCTTGCATATTCCTTCAGCTGAGGGGCGCAAGAGAGCCTTCTCCACCTGCTCTTCCCATCTCACTGTGGTCCTGCTTCAATATGGCTGTGGCAGTTTGGTCTACTTTCGACCCCCATCAAGCACTCCTGCAGATGAAGATAGGCATATTGCCTTAGTCTACACCTTCGTTACTCCCCTCCTCAATCCTATCATTTATACCTTAAGGAATAAGGATGTCAAAAATGTTCTGAAAAAAGCCATGAGCAAAAAGGCAGCCTCTGAGAACCTGTGA